The following proteins come from a genomic window of Anopheles ziemanni chromosome 3, idAnoZiCoDA_A2_x.2, whole genome shotgun sequence:
- the LOC131289248 gene encoding aminopeptidase N, with protein sequence MNNNSKMQIRESLAVEVDGTTVQGPRGYLITRTTLLATVAIVCCLLFGSGLLIYHFASCEEHLLGSLPHTTICEHQHSSASHQHQHQQVLAVTEVPPVTSAVVTQAPIHTDGVPTDSGLPGNTGTDAMAQPSSNDSDTAITSAARENLRLPRSIEPVAYDIRLVPWLVEDNFTFHGTVEIVVNVLEGCDNVTLHAAALVIHEATVERRMVDEQAGKSPSNADGETTENPIVERIEIDRNLTIDSKQFYVLMLKTPLRKGDQYVVRLRYEGVLNNYLQGFYRSSYTANNETRWTATTQFQPTDARRAFPCFDEPALKARFNISIARPKDMVSLSNMPRLRSYDASDIEGYVWDVYQQSVPMSTYLVAFVVCDFRNLTEGNFSVWARSDSIRSAQYALSVGPKLLKFLEDFFHIEYPLPKVDMIALPDFSAGAMENWGLITYRETAMLYEENVSALSNKQHVITVVAHELAHQWFGNLVTPSWWTDLWLNEGFASYMEYLGVDAVEPKWKPMEQFVVNELHNVFSLDALSSSHQISVEVHNPEEIHEIFDKISYGKGATIIRMMDHFLTTDVFKRGLTNYLNEKKYQSANQDDLWEYLTNEARRGGIFDEYTSVKEIMDTWTLQTGFPVVSVLRNYDMNSIVFRQERFSFANALNVSDAALLGERFLWWIPITYTTLGESNFRQTKPNIWMKAEASLEMNNHDIPSHDWIVVNVQQTGYYRVNYDQRNWQMIVSHLQDRTKFRSIAASNRAQLIDDALNLARAGYLDYAIALNVTRYLEHETDYVPWKTAIASLNYIDSMLIRTRNYGLFKKYSLELMEKIYAEVGFEDHPGNDLLVVYKRISVLKALCHLGSKDCVNNCIRKYYDWMQQPNPDINNPISPNLKSTVYCTAIKYGDETEWDFAWERFQKATVASEKEILLSAMGCSRVPWILTRYLESSMSDESGIRKQDAFRVFLSVADNVIGQSLAFDYMRNNWSKLKEYFGASMSNLNIILKYSTKRFNTESELLALKEFAETHLKDSGRTIQQAIELTEANIAWLNRNAQPIVNWLNEV encoded by the exons ATGAACAATAACAGCAAGATGCAAATCCGAGAATCACTCGCCGTAGAGGTGGACGGCACAACGGTCCAAGGGCCCCGGGGCTACCTTATCACACGGACGACGCTGCTGGCCACAGTTGCCATCGTGTGCTGCCTTCTGTTTGGCTCCGGACTGCTGATTTATCACTTTGCCTCTTGCGAGGAGCATCTTCTTGGGTCCCTTCCGCATACGACAATCTGCGAACATCAACACTCATCGGCAtcgcaccagcaccagcatcaaCAGGTTCTGGCCGTTACCGAAGTGCCGCCTGTGACCTCTGCGGTAGTGACCCAGGCACCTATCCACACGGACGGTGTGCCTACCGACAGCGGCCTACCGGGCAACACCGGAACCGATGCCATGGCACAACCTTCGTCGAACGACAGCGACACGGCGATTACGTCAGCGGCTCGGGAGAACTTGCGCCTgcctcgatcgatcgaacccGTTGCGTACGACATTCGGCTCGTACCGTGGCTGGTGGAGGACAACTTTACCTTCCACGGCACGGTAGAAATCGTCGTCAACGTGCTCGAAGGCTGCGACAACGTGACGCTCCATGCGGCTGCCCTCGTCATCCACGAGGCAACCGTGGAGCGGCGGATGGTGGATGAACAGGCAGGAAAATCACCGTCAAATGCAGACGGGGAAACTACGGAAAATCCGATAGTAGAAAGGATCGAAATCGACCGTAACCTTACCATCGACAGCAAGCAGTTCTATGTGCTGATGCTGAAGACGCCCCTTCGCAAGGGCGATCAGTATGTGGTCCGGCTTCGTTACGAGGGCGTACTGAATAACTATCTGCAAGGGTTCTATCGCAGCTCGTATACAGCGAACAATGAAACGAG GTGGACTGCTACGACACAATTCCAACCAACGGATGCACGACGTGCCTTTCCGTGTTTCGATGAGCCTGCACTTAAGGCACGGTTCAACATCAGCATTGCCCGACCAAAGGATATGGTCTCACTGTCCAATATGCCTCGGTTGCGTTCCTACGATGCAAG CGACATCGAGGGTTACGTGTGGGACGTTTACCAGCAGTCCGTACCGATGTCCACGTACCTGGTGGCATTCGTCGTGTGTGACTTCCGCAACCTGACGGAGGGTAACTTTTCGGTTTGGGCGCGTTCCGACTCGATCCGATCGGCTCAGTACGCGCTGAGCGTCGGTCCGAAGTTGCTCAAGTTCCTGGAGGACTTTTTCCACATCGAGTATCCGCTGCCCAAGGTGGACATGATTGCCCTGCCGGATTTCAGTGCCGGGGCGATGGAAAACTGGGGCCTCATAACGTACCGCGAGACGGCAATGCTGTACGAGGAGAACGTGTCCGCCCTCAGCAATAAGCAACATGTGATCACCGTTGTGGCGCATGAGCTCG CCCACCAGTGGTTTGGCAATCTGGTGACACCCTCGTGGTGGACCGACCTATGGCTGAACGAAGGTTTCGCCAGCTACATGGAATACCTCGGGGTGGACGCGGTTGAACCGAAGTGGAAGCCGATGGAACAGTTCGTGGTCAACGAGCTGCACAATGTGTTCTCGCTGGACGCCCTCTCGTCGTCGCATCAAATTTCGGTAGAGGTGCACAATCCGGAGGAAATTCATGAGATTTTCGACAAAATTTCCTACGGCAAGGGTGCCACCATCATCCGCATGATGGATCACTTCCTCACGACGGACGTGTTTAAGCGGGGACTGACGAACTATCTAAACGAAAA AAAGTACCAGAGTGCAAACCAGGATGATCTGTGGGAATATCTCACCAACGAAGCTCGACGAGGGGGCATCTTCGATGAGTACACTTCGGTGAAGGAAATCATGGACACTTGGACGCTGCAGACCGGATTTCCCGTGGTATCCGTGCTACGCAACTACGACATGAACAGCATCGTGTTTCGCCAGGAACGGTTCTCGTTTGCAAATGCCCTTAACGTTTCCGATGCGGCCCTGCTGGGCGAGCGGTTCCTTTGGTGGATTCCGATAACCTACACCACACTCGGCGAAAGTAATTTCCGCCAGACGAAGCCAAATATTTGGATGAAAGCCGAGGCATCGTTGGAAATGAACAATCACGACATTCCCAGCCACGACTGGATTGTGGTGAACGTGCAACAGACAG GATACTATCGAGTAAACTACGATCAACGCAACTGGCAAATGATAGTTAGTCATCTGCAAGACAGAACCAAGTTTCGATCGATAGCGGCCTCAAATCGTGCGCAGCTGATCGATGACGCGTTGAATTTAGCCCGTGCGGGGTACTTGGACTACGCGATTGCACTGAATGTTACCCGATACCTCGAGCACGAGACAGACTACGTACCGTGGAAGACAGCCATTGCTTCGTTAAACTACATCGACTCGATGCTCATCCGTACCAGAAATTACGGACTGTTCAAG AAATACTCATTAGAGTTGATGGAAAAGATCTACGCAGAAGTAGGCTTCGAGGATCACCCCGGTAATGATTTGCTGGTTGTGTATAAGCGAATAAGTGTGCTGAAAGCTTTGTGCCACTTGGGAAGCAAGGATTGCGTTAATAATTGCATTCGCAAATACTACGATTGGATGCAGCAACCAAATCCGGACATTAACAATCC AATTTCACCCAACCTCAAAAGTACCGTGTACTGCACGGCCATCAAATATGGCGACGAAACAGAATGGGATTTTGCCTGGGAACGGTTCCAGAAGGCGACCGTTGCAAGCGAGAAGGAGATTCTTCTCTCCGCCATGGGTTGCTCTCGGGTACCGTGGATACTGACGCGATACCTCGAGAGCTCGATGTCTGACGAGTCTGGCATTCGGAAGCAGGATGCATTCCGAGTGTTCTTGTCCGTGGCGGACAATGTCATCGGTCAGTCACTCGCGTTCGACTATATGCGCAACAATTGGTCAAAATTGAAGGAATA CTTCGGTGCTTCTATGTCAAACTTGAACATTATTCTCAAGTACTCGACGAAACGGTTCAATACCGAGTCGGAGCTACTAGCG CTCAAGGAGTTTGCCGAAACACATTTGAAAGATAGTGGCCGCACCATACAGCAGGCAATTGAGCTGACGGAGGCAAATATTGCGTGGTTAAACCGAAACGCGCAGCCGATTGTTAATTGGCTTAATGAGGTTTAG